One Lysinibacillus sp. OF-1 DNA segment encodes these proteins:
- a CDS encoding YdcF family protein, protein MVLYIWLGKQIEQGVEPSAKGSADYMIILGAKVKAGGVPSLSLKSRLEVAVPYLTKYPHVKVIVSGGQGPDEDQTEASVMQEYLEQNGIKATRIIVEDKSTSTYENLVFSKELLPKDTKKITIVSNDFHLKRAKYLAETLDFEVDVVAAETPKSVEAKLRLRERAALLKTYIVGY, encoded by the coding sequence ATGGTTCTTTATATTTGGTTGGGAAAACAAATAGAGCAGGGTGTTGAACCAAGTGCAAAAGGCTCTGCTGACTATATGATTATACTAGGGGCAAAAGTAAAGGCGGGTGGTGTACCATCACTTTCATTAAAGAGTAGATTAGAGGTGGCAGTTCCATACTTAACAAAATACCCTCATGTTAAGGTCATTGTGTCAGGGGGGCAAGGACCTGATGAAGATCAAACAGAGGCATCTGTTATGCAAGAATATTTAGAACAGAACGGTATCAAGGCTACAAGGATTATCGTCGAGGACAAGTCTACGTCCACTTATGAAAATTTAGTATTTTCCAAAGAACTATTACCGAAAGATACAAAGAAAATCACCATCGTTTCAAATGACTTTCATTTGAAACGCGCCAAGTATTTAGCAGAAACTTTAGATTTCGAAGTGGATGTCGTCGCAGCCGAAACACCAAAGTCAGTAGAAGCTAAACTAAGATTGAGAGAAAGAGCCGCTTTATTAAAAACGTATATTGTTGGCTATTAA
- a CDS encoding NUDIX hydrolase: protein MEQEIVKVFNEQHEQIGTATRAEVHEKGLWHETFHCWLVNEDYIYFQIRSSQKKDYPGLLDITAAGHLLAIETVESGIREVKEELGLQIDVHEVVKMGMTSCSIVSENMIDNEFCHVYIYPFEHDWDSFDLQYEEVSGVVRARLNEAEAFFLGETTTLNIEGYEYFPDGQRVKIVRPVGTTQFVPYRELYVAQVIKFTREKIFNQTS, encoded by the coding sequence ATGGAACAAGAAATTGTAAAGGTATTTAATGAGCAGCATGAGCAAATAGGGACAGCTACGAGAGCAGAAGTACATGAAAAAGGGCTTTGGCATGAGACTTTTCATTGCTGGCTTGTCAATGAAGACTATATTTATTTTCAAATACGTAGCTCACAGAAAAAGGATTATCCAGGCTTACTCGATATTACAGCAGCAGGACATCTTTTAGCGATTGAGACTGTGGAGTCAGGTATCAGAGAAGTAAAAGAAGAATTAGGCCTCCAGATAGATGTCCATGAAGTTGTCAAAATGGGCATGACCTCTTGTAGTATCGTTTCCGAAAATATGATTGACAATGAATTTTGCCATGTCTACATATACCCTTTCGAGCACGATTGGGATTCCTTTGATTTACAGTACGAGGAAGTATCAGGTGTAGTGAGAGCAAGGCTAAATGAGGCTGAGGCTTTCTTCTTGGGAGAAACAACAACACTTAATATTGAAGGGTACGAGTATTTCCCTGATGGTCAACGAGTGAAAATTGTCAGACCAGTTGGCACCACGCAATTTGTTCCTTATCGAGAATTGTATGTAGCACAAGTGATAAAATTTACACGCGAAAAGATATTTAATCAAACATCATAA
- a CDS encoding M3 family oligoendopeptidase, giving the protein MTTFKDYQYSRPNVAAMKEQQLALIEQFKHAQSIDEQSGVIEKLNAISNDFATMANLVYIRASIDTNDEFYQAERDYFDEVGPELEEVTTEYYKALIDSPFREQLEEKWGQQLFDLASYQIKGFSPAVIDLMQKENKLVSEYNKLVASAQIDFNGETLTLAQLGPFAESTDRETRKAATDARFGFFAKHEDDFDRLYDELVKVRHEIAIKLGYNNYVELGYVRMNRIDYNAEMVQKFRDQVRDLIVPVATKLYERQAKRIGIEDFKFYDEAFNFLSGNAAPKGDPEWIVANGKKMYEELSPETGEFFNFMIDHDLMDLVAKKGKESGGYCTFIENYHSPFIFSNFNGTSGDIDVLTHEAGHAFQVYSSRNIGIPEYLWPTYESCEIHSMSMEFFTWPWMELFFKEDTEKYKFTHLSSGLLFLPYGVAVDEFQHVIYENPTMTPAERKAAWKKIEETYLPHRDYDHNSYLEAGGIWQRQGHIYASPFYYIDYTLAQICAFQFWKRSREEFESAWKDYIHLCGLGGSMSFTKLVKEAGLISPFEDGCVESVIGEIEEYLNSVDDSSL; this is encoded by the coding sequence ATGACAACGTTTAAAGATTATCAGTATAGCCGTCCAAATGTGGCAGCGATGAAAGAACAGCAATTAGCACTTATCGAGCAATTTAAACATGCACAATCAATAGATGAGCAAAGTGGTGTAATTGAGAAGCTAAATGCCATCAGTAATGACTTTGCGACAATGGCTAACTTAGTATACATTCGCGCTTCAATCGATACGAATGATGAATTTTATCAAGCAGAACGCGATTATTTCGATGAAGTAGGCCCAGAGCTAGAAGAAGTAACGACTGAATATTATAAAGCATTAATTGATTCACCATTCCGTGAGCAATTAGAAGAGAAGTGGGGTCAACAATTATTTGACCTTGCAAGCTATCAAATTAAGGGTTTTTCACCAGCAGTTATTGATTTAATGCAAAAAGAAAACAAGCTTGTTTCTGAGTATAATAAGCTTGTAGCTTCTGCACAAATTGACTTTAATGGGGAGACATTAACACTTGCTCAGCTTGGTCCGTTTGCAGAATCAACTGATCGAGAAACACGTAAGGCAGCAACTGATGCCCGTTTCGGTTTCTTTGCGAAGCATGAAGATGATTTCGATCGTTTATATGATGAGCTTGTAAAAGTACGTCATGAAATTGCGATTAAACTAGGCTATAACAACTATGTTGAGCTAGGATATGTTCGTATGAATCGTATTGATTATAATGCGGAAATGGTTCAAAAATTCCGTGATCAGGTTCGTGATTTAATTGTACCTGTGGCAACGAAGCTATATGAGCGTCAGGCAAAGCGTATTGGAATTGAAGATTTTAAATTCTATGATGAAGCATTCAACTTCTTATCAGGTAATGCTGCTCCAAAAGGAGATCCAGAGTGGATCGTGGCGAATGGTAAGAAAATGTATGAGGAATTATCACCTGAAACAGGAGAATTCTTCAATTTCATGATTGACCATGACTTAATGGACCTAGTAGCGAAGAAAGGGAAAGAGAGTGGTGGTTATTGTACATTTATTGAAAACTATCATTCTCCATTTATTTTCTCGAATTTTAACGGTACGTCAGGTGATATCGATGTATTAACACATGAAGCAGGACATGCCTTCCAAGTTTATTCAAGCCGTAACATTGGCATTCCAGAGTATCTATGGCCGACCTATGAATCTTGTGAAATTCACTCGATGAGTATGGAATTCTTCACATGGCCTTGGATGGAGTTGTTCTTTAAAGAGGATACAGAGAAATATAAATTTACGCATTTAAGTAGTGGTCTTTTATTCTTACCATATGGTGTTGCAGTAGATGAGTTCCAACATGTTATTTATGAAAATCCAACAATGACGCCGGCTGAACGTAAAGCAGCATGGAAAAAAATTGAGGAAACATATTTACCACACCGCGACTATGATCATAACAGCTACCTAGAGGCTGGAGGCATATGGCAACGTCAGGGTCATATTTATGCAAGTCCATTTTATTATATTGATTACACGTTAGCCCAAATTTGTGCATTCCAGTTCTGGAAACGCTCACGTGAAGAATTTGAATCGGCTTGGAAAGACTATATTCATCTATGTGGCTTAGGTGGTTCTATGTCCTTTACAAAGCTGGTAAAAGAGGCAGGTTTAATTTCACCATTTGAAGATGGCTGTGTTGAATCGGTTATCGGGGAAATTGAGGAATACTTAAATTCAGTAGACGATTCTTCACTATAA
- a CDS encoding alpha/beta hydrolase — MQHIFYKGTDETKPTLLLLHGTGGNEESLIGLAKEIDETANILSVRGNVLEHGMPRFFRRLAEGVFDIEDLIFRTKELHDFLQEAAQQYGFDRQRIVAIGYSNGANIAASLLFHYADALAGAILHHPMVPRRGIELPQLSSTPVFIGAGTNDPMCTAQESEDLEALLTSSGAMVTTAWFNFGHQLTMPEVQAAKEWYNSIYV; from the coding sequence GTGCAACACATTTTTTATAAAGGTACAGATGAAACAAAACCGACGTTGCTATTGTTACATGGCACGGGTGGTAATGAAGAAAGTTTAATTGGGTTGGCAAAAGAAATAGATGAAACAGCCAATATTTTAAGTGTACGTGGAAATGTTCTTGAGCATGGGATGCCGCGATTTTTCCGTCGATTAGCAGAAGGCGTCTTTGATATAGAGGATTTAATCTTTCGAACTAAAGAGCTTCATGACTTTTTACAGGAGGCGGCACAGCAATATGGCTTTGATCGCCAACGAATTGTAGCGATTGGCTATTCAAATGGCGCTAATATTGCAGCAAGCTTATTATTCCACTATGCTGATGCATTAGCAGGAGCTATTTTACATCATCCAATGGTACCAAGACGTGGAATAGAATTACCTCAACTTTCTTCTACGCCTGTTTTTATCGGTGCTGGAACGAATGATCCGATGTGTACAGCACAGGAGTCTGAGGATTTAGAAGCGCTTTTAACGTCTTCAGGTGCAATGGTCACGACAGCTTGGTTTAATTTTGGTCATCAGCTAACAATGCCGGAAGTACAAGCAGCAAAAGAATGGTATAACAGTATCTATGTTTAA
- a CDS encoding DUF47 domain-containing protein — protein MLNSKKQDPFFIALHKIAENMREAVHYANDFRINSVADLKEISITMKNYETAGDKLIHELIVMLNKSFMTPIEREDILEFAIRMDDILDGTEHCIAHFEMFSLTEIDESMRTFLGFISKSADEIVKATEELKKKNLIGMRPHAILIKDYERECDEVQRSSIKKLFLNEKDPIRLIKFKDIYEQLEDIADHCQNVANTMETIIMRNA, from the coding sequence ATGCTTAACTCAAAAAAACAAGACCCTTTCTTTATTGCATTGCATAAAATTGCTGAAAATATGAGAGAGGCTGTACATTACGCAAATGATTTTCGTATTAACAGTGTAGCTGACCTAAAAGAGATTAGCATTACAATGAAAAATTACGAAACTGCTGGCGATAAGCTCATTCATGAACTGATCGTAATGCTAAACAAATCATTTATGACACCTATTGAACGTGAGGATATTTTAGAGTTTGCCATTCGTATGGATGATATTTTAGATGGAACAGAACACTGTATTGCACACTTTGAAATGTTTTCCCTGACAGAAATCGATGAATCCATGCGTACGTTCTTAGGGTTTATTTCTAAAAGTGCTGATGAAATTGTTAAAGCGACTGAAGAGTTAAAGAAAAAGAATCTAATTGGCATGCGTCCACACGCAATTCTTATTAAAGACTATGAACGTGAATGTGATGAGGTACAGCGTTCTTCCATTAAGAAATTATTTTTAAATGAAAAAGATCCAATTCGCCTCATTAAATTTAAAGATATATATGAACAACTTGAAGATATCGCTGATCATTGTCAAAACGTAGCAAATACTATGGAAACAATTATCATGCGCAACGCATAA
- a CDS encoding MMPL family transporter, translating to MKTFSAFITAHAKAIVAIWLIIFLAMAYFALQLPGKLQGDGFFVEADHTYVTNELAENFDLPSDTILIVFDPAEDQQMKDTLKKLDSIKDIHSIQSPLEDSSLRKDDIAYAMVHLKNDVENLSDIVENVRSLIEEDGVSITGGPVISADINTASQKDLASAEAIGLPIAIVVLLLAFGTVIASILPIIIGVVTVVTAFGIMTLLSGSVNLSIFVLNIVPMLGLALSIDFALLFINRYREERAHTSIVQAIQTAIQTAGRSIIFSAVCVMIGLGAMIVIDVEIFHNIALGGTIVVLLAVLSGLTLLPATMMLLGDKLNKWRLIRIKPGGANRWRGFAGFVMKHPIAIVISALLLLGIGMLPLKDIQLTIPQVDSLPTKYDARAAYDKLDETFGLGESSTLYLLAERKEGWEDAEGRELIYAIQEKLLKDSLVTNVSTVYTAANIQTPEELSTSLAIPQIAEQLKSVMNTFSKDTQLFIPITIDAAGSSTTAQKFARSWMDQDLGVDFALGGPAKFNQEIFDEISNKIVLAIAIIIISTFFILMLAFRSILIPLKAIIMNIIGLSSAFGILVYIFQYGHFGIEAGPIVLIIPVIVFCLVFGLSMDYEVFLISRIQEEYLKGADNTHATIDGLTSTSRIITSAALIMIVITGAFAFTDVMPVKQIGVGIAIAVAIDATIIRLMLVPSLMKLFGDWNWWLPFSKKSK from the coding sequence ATGAAAACTTTTTCGGCATTTATTACAGCACATGCAAAAGCAATCGTAGCGATATGGCTTATTATTTTTCTAGCAATGGCTTATTTTGCTCTACAGCTTCCAGGTAAACTTCAGGGTGATGGCTTTTTTGTTGAAGCCGACCATACCTATGTGACAAATGAGCTAGCAGAAAACTTTGATCTACCATCTGATACGATTTTAATTGTCTTTGATCCAGCTGAAGATCAACAAATGAAAGACACTTTAAAAAAACTAGATAGCATAAAAGACATACATTCAATCCAATCACCTTTAGAAGACTCCTCTTTACGTAAAGATGACATTGCCTATGCAATGGTTCATTTAAAAAATGATGTGGAGAATCTTTCTGACATTGTAGAAAATGTTCGATCATTAATTGAAGAAGACGGCGTTAGCATTACGGGAGGACCCGTTATTTCTGCTGACATTAATACAGCCAGTCAAAAAGATTTAGCTTCCGCTGAAGCCATTGGGTTACCCATTGCCATCGTTGTTCTCTTATTGGCTTTTGGTACAGTGATTGCTTCTATTTTGCCAATCATCATTGGTGTTGTAACAGTTGTTACTGCGTTCGGTATAATGACGCTCCTTAGTGGTAGTGTGAATCTATCCATTTTCGTCTTAAATATTGTCCCAATGCTCGGGCTTGCTTTAAGCATTGATTTTGCATTGTTGTTTATTAATCGTTACCGAGAAGAGCGTGCGCACACCTCTATAGTCCAAGCTATTCAAACTGCTATACAAACAGCAGGGCGTTCCATCATTTTCTCTGCTGTTTGTGTCATGATAGGCTTAGGCGCTATGATCGTTATTGATGTAGAGATTTTTCACAATATCGCTCTAGGAGGTACCATAGTCGTCCTGTTAGCCGTTCTTTCTGGCTTGACACTACTCCCTGCCACTATGATGCTATTAGGAGATAAACTCAATAAATGGCGTCTAATACGCATTAAACCAGGTGGTGCCAATCGTTGGCGTGGCTTTGCAGGCTTTGTCATGAAACATCCAATAGCCATTGTAATCTCTGCTTTATTATTACTTGGCATTGGTATGCTCCCATTAAAGGACATACAACTAACGATTCCACAGGTTGACTCCTTGCCAACTAAATATGATGCACGTGCAGCATATGATAAATTAGATGAAACGTTTGGACTGGGTGAATCATCTACGTTATATTTATTAGCTGAACGAAAAGAAGGCTGGGAGGATGCTGAAGGAAGAGAGCTCATTTATGCTATTCAAGAAAAGCTATTAAAGGACTCCCTAGTAACAAATGTTTCAACAGTCTATACAGCTGCTAACATTCAAACACCTGAGGAGCTTTCTACTTCTTTAGCAATTCCACAGATTGCGGAACAGTTAAAGTCTGTAATGAATACTTTTTCAAAAGATACTCAATTATTTATCCCTATTACCATCGATGCAGCGGGCTCTTCCACTACTGCTCAAAAATTTGCCCGATCTTGGATGGATCAAGATTTAGGTGTAGATTTCGCGCTTGGAGGACCCGCTAAATTCAACCAAGAGATTTTTGATGAAATTTCGAATAAAATAGTTTTGGCTATAGCCATTATCATCATTTCCACATTCTTTATTTTAATGCTGGCATTCCGTTCGATTTTAATACCGTTAAAAGCAATTATTATGAACATTATTGGGCTTTCATCTGCGTTCGGTATACTCGTTTATATTTTCCAATATGGACATTTTGGTATTGAAGCAGGCCCGATTGTACTAATTATTCCAGTCATTGTTTTCTGTCTGGTGTTCGGCTTAAGTATGGACTACGAAGTCTTCTTAATCTCTCGTATCCAAGAAGAATATTTAAAAGGGGCAGATAATACACACGCAACAATTGATGGGTTAACATCCACTAGCCGTATTATTACATCGGCAGCGCTTATTATGATTGTTATTACAGGGGCATTTGCCTTCACAGACGTGATGCCTGTAAAACAAATTGGTGTTGGTATAGCCATTGCCGTTGCTATTGATGCGACGATTATTCGTCTTATGCTTGTGCCAAGTCTCATGAAATTATTTGGTGATTGGAACTGGTGGCTACCTTTTTCAAAGAAAAGTAAATAA
- a CDS encoding inorganic phosphate transporter: protein MNTIIILTVLVVIFALTFDFINGFHDTANAIATSVSTRALPPRVAIIMAATMNFIGAITFVGVAKALTKDIVDPFSLNAFEGDTTGSVVILAALISAIIWNLLTWYFGIPSSSSHTLIGSIAGAAIASAGFNVLNYGGFTKIIMALVFSPILAICAGFIMMTLFKIWFKNLNLYRTNKGFRTMQIFTAAIQSFTHGTNDAQKAMGIMTMALIAGGLHTGDEIPFWVRAAAAAAMGLGTSIGGYKIIKTVGGKIMKIRPVNGVAADLASATVIFGATLVHLPVSTTHVISSSIMGVGSAQRVRGVNWGMARKIVTTWIITMPISAVMASVIYFLLSLFF from the coding sequence ATGAACACAATCATTATACTAACCGTACTGGTCGTCATCTTTGCCCTTACATTTGACTTTATCAATGGCTTCCATGATACAGCAAATGCTATCGCAACTTCGGTTTCCACTAGAGCATTGCCACCTCGAGTAGCAATCATCATGGCAGCAACCATGAACTTTATCGGTGCTATTACCTTTGTAGGGGTTGCAAAAGCTCTAACAAAAGATATTGTAGACCCTTTCTCTTTAAATGCTTTTGAAGGTGACACAACCGGTTCAGTCGTTATTTTAGCTGCATTAATTTCAGCTATAATTTGGAATTTATTGACATGGTATTTTGGTATTCCATCTAGTTCTTCTCACACATTGATTGGCTCTATTGCCGGCGCTGCTATCGCTTCTGCTGGCTTTAATGTACTAAACTATGGTGGCTTTACTAAAATTATTATGGCGTTAGTTTTTTCTCCAATACTTGCTATTTGCGCAGGTTTTATTATGATGACGCTATTTAAAATATGGTTTAAAAATTTAAACTTATATCGAACAAATAAAGGTTTCCGTACTATGCAAATTTTCACTGCGGCCATTCAATCATTTACCCACGGGACAAACGATGCACAAAAAGCAATGGGGATTATGACAATGGCGTTAATTGCTGGTGGTTTGCATACAGGAGATGAAATACCGTTCTGGGTGCGTGCAGCAGCAGCAGCAGCAATGGGTCTAGGTACATCGATAGGTGGTTATAAAATCATCAAAACCGTTGGCGGTAAAATTATGAAAATCCGCCCTGTTAACGGTGTAGCAGCAGATTTAGCTTCCGCTACTGTCATTTTTGGGGCTACGTTAGTCCACTTACCAGTATCAACCACACATGTTATTTCTTCATCTATAATGGGTGTTGGTTCTGCACAGCGTGTACGTGGTGTAAACTGGGGTATGGCCCGCAAGATTGTCACTACTTGGATTATTACAATGCCAATTTCAGCCGTTATGGCATCTGTTATTTATTTCCTCTTATCATTATTCTTTTAA
- a CDS encoding AI-2E family transporter produces MTRKVWFQVGVGILITLLIIKYFIEIHWIFSPLVIILKAIFVPLLLGGVLYYVTEPIQRFLEKRRFPRWGSILTIVFGLIAIVGIFGWIIGNPIAEQINKLVKNAPMISTSISTSIQQLTDYVTQNKDNFPQQLNDVIEKMANSVQDVAVVASKGFMSFLQSIVSVSLLAILIPFFFIFMLKDHEKFAPSIYKYFSGERQQWVKKTLSEIDDVLRTYIQGQLQISFLLALIMYVGYLIIGLDYSLLLVIFAFFMNMIPFIGPWIAFAPALIVAVIQDPILVVWVSVVTLVAQQIDSNFITPNVMGKSLDIHPLTVITIILAAGNIAGFIGIIIAVPFYAVLKVIVSNIYDQRNAIKKKATKSV; encoded by the coding sequence GTGACGAGGAAAGTTTGGTTTCAAGTAGGTGTAGGGATATTAATTACACTACTAATCATTAAATATTTTATAGAGATTCATTGGATTTTTTCACCATTAGTCATCATATTAAAAGCTATTTTTGTCCCTTTACTACTTGGCGGTGTCCTCTATTATGTGACAGAACCGATCCAGAGATTTTTAGAAAAACGTAGATTTCCTAGATGGGGAAGTATTTTGACGATTGTATTTGGGCTAATAGCCATTGTAGGGATTTTTGGTTGGATTATTGGTAATCCGATTGCTGAGCAGATCAATAAATTAGTGAAGAATGCCCCTATGATTAGTACAAGCATTAGCACAAGCATTCAGCAACTAACAGACTATGTAACGCAAAATAAAGATAACTTCCCACAGCAATTAAATGATGTTATTGAAAAAATGGCGAATTCAGTACAAGATGTTGCAGTAGTGGCGAGTAAAGGATTTATGTCTTTTTTACAATCCATAGTGTCCGTATCGTTATTAGCTATATTAATTCCGTTTTTCTTTATTTTTATGCTGAAGGATCATGAGAAATTTGCACCATCCATCTATAAGTATTTCAGTGGTGAACGTCAGCAATGGGTAAAGAAAACGTTAAGTGAAATTGATGATGTATTACGTACTTATATTCAGGGCCAACTGCAAATTAGTTTTTTATTAGCACTTATTATGTATGTCGGCTATTTAATTATTGGATTAGACTATTCGTTGCTGCTAGTAATCTTCGCGTTCTTTATGAACATGATTCCATTTATCGGACCTTGGATCGCCTTTGCGCCAGCGCTGATCGTAGCAGTTATTCAGGATCCTATTTTAGTTGTGTGGGTATCCGTTGTGACGCTTGTTGCTCAGCAAATTGATAGCAACTTTATCACACCTAATGTTATGGGGAAATCCCTTGATATCCATCCACTAACCGTGATTACAATTATTCTAGCAGCAGGTAATATAGCAGGTTTTATTGGAATTATTATCGCTGTACCATTTTATGCAGTATTAAAGGTTATCGTATCCAATATTTATGATCAACGTAATGCGATTAAGAAAAAAGCGACGAAGTCAGTATAG
- a CDS encoding methyl-accepting chemotaxis protein, whose amino-acid sequence MRFLRSIQGKLIIISLAILIIPSLIIGIVSYGKAKNGMEEIGEQVLYNSVESALQIIELANESVEKGDIPLEVAQERVREAFLGPKDSEGKRPINYPGDLGEYGYIYVLDDKGTLTTHPTREGDNLWNDQDSSGNYFIREVTEKALAGGGFTVYEFELPGQDVLADKIIYSEKDPHWGWVIASGTYMQDFNEGANSLLLVIGVTLVGAIIIGTIVVILVSRHLALPVKKLSMRVREVAQGNLTVEIEHLQRSDEIGQLNEGFNEMVNQLKTLISDVEEAIVEIQSTSANLTAVAEETDAYGDEIVKAINEVSKGAVKQASDAEDTNRTAIEFAQQIEGLHDKNDLMLDASQHMKKSNEEGLVNLDSLKETSQESFDIIQNIQSVFGSLIVKVHEIEGIVETITQISDQTNLLALNASIEAARAGEHGKGFAVVAEEVRKLADQTSVATELVRTTIKGIESETKLVNDEMQKTHAIVHQQNDSVQVTALSFKEIKLAVEKIIAIIGDMAEGVEYLNSSKNVIMQSIESIAMISEKNAAASEEVTASVDEQQRAIQLVSESSNDLTDEISALQESIKRFILR is encoded by the coding sequence ATGAGGTTTTTACGTTCAATACAGGGGAAATTGATTATTATTTCATTAGCAATACTGATTATTCCAAGTTTAATAATTGGTATAGTTAGCTACGGTAAGGCTAAGAATGGCATGGAGGAAATTGGTGAGCAAGTACTTTACAATAGCGTAGAATCAGCTTTGCAAATAATTGAGCTTGCCAATGAGAGTGTTGAAAAAGGTGACATTCCTTTAGAAGTTGCACAGGAGCGAGTACGTGAGGCGTTTCTTGGACCTAAAGATAGCGAAGGGAAACGCCCTATTAATTATCCTGGTGATTTAGGAGAATATGGCTATATTTATGTATTGGATGATAAGGGGACATTAACAACACATCCAACGCGAGAAGGGGATAATCTTTGGAATGACCAGGATAGTAGCGGAAATTATTTTATTCGGGAAGTGACTGAAAAAGCTCTTGCTGGTGGTGGTTTTACAGTATATGAATTTGAGCTACCAGGTCAGGATGTCTTAGCAGATAAAATTATTTATTCGGAGAAAGATCCACATTGGGGATGGGTAATCGCATCAGGTACATATATGCAAGATTTTAACGAAGGGGCAAATTCTTTATTGTTAGTGATTGGTGTGACATTAGTGGGTGCGATTATTATCGGGACAATCGTAGTCATTTTAGTATCTAGACATCTGGCATTACCAGTTAAAAAATTATCGATGCGTGTGCGAGAAGTAGCGCAAGGGAATTTAACTGTAGAGATTGAGCATTTACAGCGTTCAGATGAAATTGGACAATTAAATGAGGGCTTTAATGAAATGGTAAATCAACTCAAAACGCTTATTTCAGATGTGGAGGAAGCGATTGTAGAAATACAATCGACATCAGCGAACCTAACAGCAGTGGCTGAAGAGACGGATGCCTATGGTGACGAAATCGTCAAAGCCATCAATGAAGTATCTAAAGGTGCAGTCAAGCAAGCATCAGATGCGGAGGATACAAATCGAACAGCTATTGAGTTTGCTCAGCAAATTGAAGGATTGCACGATAAAAATGATTTAATGTTGGATGCATCACAGCATATGAAAAAATCAAATGAAGAAGGTCTCGTTAATCTAGATAGTTTAAAAGAGACATCACAGGAATCTTTCGATATTATTCAGAACATTCAATCTGTTTTTGGCAGTTTAATAGTCAAAGTGCATGAAATTGAAGGTATTGTAGAGACAATTACGCAAATTTCCGACCAAACAAACCTACTGGCTCTTAATGCCTCTATTGAAGCCGCAAGAGCGGGAGAACATGGTAAAGGATTTGCAGTTGTTGCAGAAGAAGTACGTAAGCTTGCGGATCAAACATCAGTCGCGACAGAGCTCGTCCGCACCACTATAAAGGGGATTGAAAGTGAAACGAAGTTAGTCAATGATGAGATGCAGAAAACGCATGCTATTGTGCATCAGCAAAATGATTCGGTTCAGGTGACAGCGTTATCTTTTAAAGAAATTAAATTGGCTGTTGAAAAAATAATAGCCATTATAGGAGATATGGCAGAGGGTGTAGAATATTTAAATAGCTCCAAGAATGTTATTATGCAGTCGATTGAAAGCATTGCAATGATTAGTGAAAAGAATGCTGCTGCATCTGAAGAGGTAACAGCGTCTGTAGATGAGCAGCAACGAGCAATCCAGCTTGTTAGTGAGTCTTCCAATGATCTAACTGATGAAATATCAGCCTTACAGGAGTCTATTAAACGCTTTATATTGAGATAA